A genomic window from Eleginops maclovinus isolate JMC-PN-2008 ecotype Puerto Natales chromosome 9, JC_Emac_rtc_rv5, whole genome shotgun sequence includes:
- the LOC134869122 gene encoding zinc finger MYM-type protein 1-like isoform X2 — MYLFIFAPGPSTSSSSHVYEEEQVEDNIAASTPLPSSGSTEVPSTPSRLEEEQVEASTPLPSSGSTEVPSTPSPLHEEDKEEDDIDMAETTPPSRTGVPVGIASTTLSDDPGCWPSVLTSSMRCEIVKKGPVQIMDIEFPQNLDNPPRRFTKDSYKRTMKNGENIHRSWLVYSIHTDGVFCFPCTVFGKRERDNALTTCGYGGWKNLSYRLKKHECTKVHCDNVKKWHDLQRRLQTSTLIDQRQMELMQLEVEHWKGVIRRVIAIVSHLAERNQALRGTTSTVYDRHNGNFLAQVELLAQFDPVMNEHIRRIQCKETKVHYLSGVIQNEIIQLVGDKILQEIARRVHKAKYFSVIMDCTPDISHKEQLSVVLRIVNCETPVSIAEHFLGFVHVEDTTGKGLSEILLDQLEKHNLSISDCRGQSYDNGSNMMGHKQGVQARILELNNKALCIPCSSHTLNLVVSDAAKSSVLSMSFFGMLQRLYNLFSSSVHRWAILKQHVKQLTLKPLSGTRWEARIDSVKVVRYHLPEILDGLSALETYATEKGDSETMSSAKSLHGELKTWSFLLCTITWYNVLYQVNHMSKLLQSPDVSMQTLKKETEGVTEYLEDFRENGLASSQTDAMEIAEDLEIERKLPEKRQRKKKRQFLYESTDETQSTPEEAFRRDFFLPLVDTAITSLKDRFSRLEGVYALYDFLFSIDIMRATIKTGKLHERCRKVEQTLHDIDADDLALEINSAVHTFPDEVSRCPFKMLDYIYSEKLLDLYSNLSIALRLLLTLPVSVASGERSFSSLKRIKNYMRSTMSQERLSGLALMSIESDVRRSLDLEGIVSAFAEAKGRKQQFQ, encoded by the exons atgtatttatttatttttgcaccagggccatcaacatcgtcttcgtcacatgtttatgaggaggagcaagtggaagacaacattgcggcgtccacaccacttcccagcagtggttcaacagaag tgccatcaactccatcacgacttgaggaggagcaagtggaagcatccacaccacttcccagcagtggttcaacagaag tgccatcaactccatctccacttcatgaggaggacaaagaggaagatgacattgacatggcagagaccaccccaccatccagaactggggtacctgtaggtattgcaagcaccacattaagtgatgacccaggatgttggcccagtgtcctaacaagcagtatgcgctgtgaaatagtcaaaaaaggacctgtgcaaatcatggacattgaattcccgcaaaacttagacaatcctcctcgaagattcaccaaggacagttacaaaagaaccatgaaaaatggtgagaatatacatcgatcgtggctggtgtattccatccacacagatggagtgttctgtttcccttgtactgttttcgggaagcgtgagcgtgacaatgccttaacgacctgtggctacggtggatggaagaacctttcctatcgcctaaaaaaacacgagtgcacaaaggtgcactgtgacaatgtgaaaaagtggcacgaccttcagaggagactgcaaaccagtacactgattgatcaaagacagatggagttgatgcaacttgaagttgaacactggaaaggcgtgattcggagagtgattgccatagtttcccatctggcagaacgcaaccaggctttgagaggaactaccagtaccgtgtatgatcgccacaatgggaattttctggctcaagtggaactcctagcacagtttgatccggtaatgaatgaacacatcagacgaatacaatgcaaagagacaaaggtgcattacctgagtggagtcattcagaacgaaatcattcagctggtcggagacaaaatcctacaggagattgcaagaagagtgcacaaagcaaaatacttctccgtgatcatggattgcactcctgacatcagccacaaggaacaactttctgttgttctcaggattgtcaactgtgaaacacctgtttctattgctgagcattttttgggatttgtacatgttgaagacacaactggtaaagggctcagtgaaatcctgcttgaccagttggagaagcacaacctcagcatttcagattgccgtgggcagtcatacgacaatggcagcaatatgatgggccacaaacagggtgtgcaggcaagaattttagagctgaacaacaaggcgctatgcatcccatgcagcagtcacacactaaatctggttgtgtcagatgctgccaagtcttcagtgttgtccatgtctttttttggtatgctgcaacgactgtacaaccttttcagttcctctgtgcaccgctgggcaattttgaagcagcatgtgaagcagctcacccttaagccactttcagggacgagatgggaggcccgaattgacagtgtgaaggtagtgcggtaccatctacctgaaatactagacggactgtcagcactggagacatatgctacagagaagggggactcagagaccatgtcctcagcaaaaagcttacatggtgagcttaaaacatggtcctttcttctgtgcacaataacctggtacaacgttttgtatcaggttaaccatatgagcaagctcctccagagcccggatgtttcaatgcaaacactgaaaaaagaaaccgagggagtgacagagtacctagaagatttcagggaaaatggactcgcatcaagccaaacggatgcaatggagattgcagaagatctcgaaattgagaggaaattgcctgagaaaaggcaacgtaaaaagaaaaggcagttcctttacgagagtacagatgaaacccaatcgaccccagaagaggccttcagaagggacttcttcctgcctttggttgacactgccatcaccagcctaaaagacagattttccagactggagggggtgtatgccctgtacgacttcctgttcagcattgatatcatgagggccacaatcaagactgggaaattgcatgagagatgcaggaaagtggaacaaaccctccatgatattgatgcagacgacttggcattggagatcaactctgctgtccacacctttccagatgaagtatccaggtgcccatttaaaatgctggactacatatacagtgagaagctgttggacctgtacagcaatttaagcattgcactgcgcctacttctgacccttcctgtctcggttgcctccggagagaggagcttttcatctctgaagcgcataaagaattacatgaggtcaactatgagccaagagaggctctctggactggcactcatgtcaattgagagtgacgtccgcaggtctttggacttggaggggattgtgtctgcatttgctgaggccaagggccgcaagcagcagtttcagtag
- the LOC134869122 gene encoding zinc finger MYM-type protein 1-like isoform X1: MYLFIFAPGPSTSSSSHVYEEEQVEDNIAASTPLPSSGSTEAVPSTPSRLEEEQVEASTPLPSSGSTEVPSTPSPLHEEDKEEDDIDMAETTPPSRTGVPVGIASTTLSDDPGCWPSVLTSSMRCEIVKKGPVQIMDIEFPQNLDNPPRRFTKDSYKRTMKNGENIHRSWLVYSIHTDGVFCFPCTVFGKRERDNALTTCGYGGWKNLSYRLKKHECTKVHCDNVKKWHDLQRRLQTSTLIDQRQMELMQLEVEHWKGVIRRVIAIVSHLAERNQALRGTTSTVYDRHNGNFLAQVELLAQFDPVMNEHIRRIQCKETKVHYLSGVIQNEIIQLVGDKILQEIARRVHKAKYFSVIMDCTPDISHKEQLSVVLRIVNCETPVSIAEHFLGFVHVEDTTGKGLSEILLDQLEKHNLSISDCRGQSYDNGSNMMGHKQGVQARILELNNKALCIPCSSHTLNLVVSDAAKSSVLSMSFFGMLQRLYNLFSSSVHRWAILKQHVKQLTLKPLSGTRWEARIDSVKVVRYHLPEILDGLSALETYATEKGDSETMSSAKSLHGELKTWSFLLCTITWYNVLYQVNHMSKLLQSPDVSMQTLKKETEGVTEYLEDFRENGLASSQTDAMEIAEDLEIERKLPEKRQRKKKRQFLYESTDETQSTPEEAFRRDFFLPLVDTAITSLKDRFSRLEGVYALYDFLFSIDIMRATIKTGKLHERCRKVEQTLHDIDADDLALEINSAVHTFPDEVSRCPFKMLDYIYSEKLLDLYSNLSIALRLLLTLPVSVASGERSFSSLKRIKNYMRSTMSQERLSGLALMSIESDVRRSLDLEGIVSAFAEAKGRKQQFQ; this comes from the exons atgtatttatttatttttgcaccagggccatcaacatcgtcttcgtcacatgtttatgaggaggagcaagtggaagacaacattgcggcgtccacaccacttcccagcagtggttcaacagaag cagtgccatcaactccatcacgacttgaggaggagcaagtggaagcatccacaccacttcccagcagtggttcaacagaag tgccatcaactccatctccacttcatgaggaggacaaagaggaagatgacattgacatggcagagaccaccccaccatccagaactggggtacctgtaggtattgcaagcaccacattaagtgatgacccaggatgttggcccagtgtcctaacaagcagtatgcgctgtgaaatagtcaaaaaaggacctgtgcaaatcatggacattgaattcccgcaaaacttagacaatcctcctcgaagattcaccaaggacagttacaaaagaaccatgaaaaatggtgagaatatacatcgatcgtggctggtgtattccatccacacagatggagtgttctgtttcccttgtactgttttcgggaagcgtgagcgtgacaatgccttaacgacctgtggctacggtggatggaagaacctttcctatcgcctaaaaaaacacgagtgcacaaaggtgcactgtgacaatgtgaaaaagtggcacgaccttcagaggagactgcaaaccagtacactgattgatcaaagacagatggagttgatgcaacttgaagttgaacactggaaaggcgtgattcggagagtgattgccatagtttcccatctggcagaacgcaaccaggctttgagaggaactaccagtaccgtgtatgatcgccacaatgggaattttctggctcaagtggaactcctagcacagtttgatccggtaatgaatgaacacatcagacgaatacaatgcaaagagacaaaggtgcattacctgagtggagtcattcagaacgaaatcattcagctggtcggagacaaaatcctacaggagattgcaagaagagtgcacaaagcaaaatacttctccgtgatcatggattgcactcctgacatcagccacaaggaacaactttctgttgttctcaggattgtcaactgtgaaacacctgtttctattgctgagcattttttgggatttgtacatgttgaagacacaactggtaaagggctcagtgaaatcctgcttgaccagttggagaagcacaacctcagcatttcagattgccgtgggcagtcatacgacaatggcagcaatatgatgggccacaaacagggtgtgcaggcaagaattttagagctgaacaacaaggcgctatgcatcccatgcagcagtcacacactaaatctggttgtgtcagatgctgccaagtcttcagtgttgtccatgtctttttttggtatgctgcaacgactgtacaaccttttcagttcctctgtgcaccgctgggcaattttgaagcagcatgtgaagcagctcacccttaagccactttcagggacgagatgggaggcccgaattgacagtgtgaaggtagtgcggtaccatctacctgaaatactagacggactgtcagcactggagacatatgctacagagaagggggactcagagaccatgtcctcagcaaaaagcttacatggtgagcttaaaacatggtcctttcttctgtgcacaataacctggtacaacgttttgtatcaggttaaccatatgagcaagctcctccagagcccggatgtttcaatgcaaacactgaaaaaagaaaccgagggagtgacagagtacctagaagatttcagggaaaatggactcgcatcaagccaaacggatgcaatggagattgcagaagatctcgaaattgagaggaaattgcctgagaaaaggcaacgtaaaaagaaaaggcagttcctttacgagagtacagatgaaacccaatcgaccccagaagaggccttcagaagggacttcttcctgcctttggttgacactgccatcaccagcctaaaagacagattttccagactggagggggtgtatgccctgtacgacttcctgttcagcattgatatcatgagggccacaatcaagactgggaaattgcatgagagatgcaggaaagtggaacaaaccctccatgatattgatgcagacgacttggcattggagatcaactctgctgtccacacctttccagatgaagtatccaggtgcccatttaaaatgctggactacatatacagtgagaagctgttggacctgtacagcaatttaagcattgcactgcgcctacttctgacccttcctgtctcggttgcctccggagagaggagcttttcatctctgaagcgcataaagaattacatgaggtcaactatgagccaagagaggctctctggactggcactcatgtcaattgagagtgacgtccgcaggtctttggacttggaggggattgtgtctgcatttgctgaggccaagggccgcaagcagcagtttcagtag
- the LOC134869122 gene encoding zinc finger MYM-type protein 1-like isoform X3 — protein sequence MAETTPPSRTGVPVGIASTTLSDDPGCWPSVLTSSMRCEIVKKGPVQIMDIEFPQNLDNPPRRFTKDSYKRTMKNGENIHRSWLVYSIHTDGVFCFPCTVFGKRERDNALTTCGYGGWKNLSYRLKKHECTKVHCDNVKKWHDLQRRLQTSTLIDQRQMELMQLEVEHWKGVIRRVIAIVSHLAERNQALRGTTSTVYDRHNGNFLAQVELLAQFDPVMNEHIRRIQCKETKVHYLSGVIQNEIIQLVGDKILQEIARRVHKAKYFSVIMDCTPDISHKEQLSVVLRIVNCETPVSIAEHFLGFVHVEDTTGKGLSEILLDQLEKHNLSISDCRGQSYDNGSNMMGHKQGVQARILELNNKALCIPCSSHTLNLVVSDAAKSSVLSMSFFGMLQRLYNLFSSSVHRWAILKQHVKQLTLKPLSGTRWEARIDSVKVVRYHLPEILDGLSALETYATEKGDSETMSSAKSLHGELKTWSFLLCTITWYNVLYQVNHMSKLLQSPDVSMQTLKKETEGVTEYLEDFRENGLASSQTDAMEIAEDLEIERKLPEKRQRKKKRQFLYESTDETQSTPEEAFRRDFFLPLVDTAITSLKDRFSRLEGVYALYDFLFSIDIMRATIKTGKLHERCRKVEQTLHDIDADDLALEINSAVHTFPDEVSRCPFKMLDYIYSEKLLDLYSNLSIALRLLLTLPVSVASGERSFSSLKRIKNYMRSTMSQERLSGLALMSIESDVRRSLDLEGIVSAFAEAKGRKQQFQ from the coding sequence atggcagagaccaccccaccatccagaactggggtacctgtaggtattgcaagcaccacattaagtgatgacccaggatgttggcccagtgtcctaacaagcagtatgcgctgtgaaatagtcaaaaaaggacctgtgcaaatcatggacattgaattcccgcaaaacttagacaatcctcctcgaagattcaccaaggacagttacaaaagaaccatgaaaaatggtgagaatatacatcgatcgtggctggtgtattccatccacacagatggagtgttctgtttcccttgtactgttttcgggaagcgtgagcgtgacaatgccttaacgacctgtggctacggtggatggaagaacctttcctatcgcctaaaaaaacacgagtgcacaaaggtgcactgtgacaatgtgaaaaagtggcacgaccttcagaggagactgcaaaccagtacactgattgatcaaagacagatggagttgatgcaacttgaagttgaacactggaaaggcgtgattcggagagtgattgccatagtttcccatctggcagaacgcaaccaggctttgagaggaactaccagtaccgtgtatgatcgccacaatgggaattttctggctcaagtggaactcctagcacagtttgatccggtaatgaatgaacacatcagacgaatacaatgcaaagagacaaaggtgcattacctgagtggagtcattcagaacgaaatcattcagctggtcggagacaaaatcctacaggagattgcaagaagagtgcacaaagcaaaatacttctccgtgatcatggattgcactcctgacatcagccacaaggaacaactttctgttgttctcaggattgtcaactgtgaaacacctgtttctattgctgagcattttttgggatttgtacatgttgaagacacaactggtaaagggctcagtgaaatcctgcttgaccagttggagaagcacaacctcagcatttcagattgccgtgggcagtcatacgacaatggcagcaatatgatgggccacaaacagggtgtgcaggcaagaattttagagctgaacaacaaggcgctatgcatcccatgcagcagtcacacactaaatctggttgtgtcagatgctgccaagtcttcagtgttgtccatgtctttttttggtatgctgcaacgactgtacaaccttttcagttcctctgtgcaccgctgggcaattttgaagcagcatgtgaagcagctcacccttaagccactttcagggacgagatgggaggcccgaattgacagtgtgaaggtagtgcggtaccatctacctgaaatactagacggactgtcagcactggagacatatgctacagagaagggggactcagagaccatgtcctcagcaaaaagcttacatggtgagcttaaaacatggtcctttcttctgtgcacaataacctggtacaacgttttgtatcaggttaaccatatgagcaagctcctccagagcccggatgtttcaatgcaaacactgaaaaaagaaaccgagggagtgacagagtacctagaagatttcagggaaaatggactcgcatcaagccaaacggatgcaatggagattgcagaagatctcgaaattgagaggaaattgcctgagaaaaggcaacgtaaaaagaaaaggcagttcctttacgagagtacagatgaaacccaatcgaccccagaagaggccttcagaagggacttcttcctgcctttggttgacactgccatcaccagcctaaaagacagattttccagactggagggggtgtatgccctgtacgacttcctgttcagcattgatatcatgagggccacaatcaagactgggaaattgcatgagagatgcaggaaagtggaacaaaccctccatgatattgatgcagacgacttggcattggagatcaactctgctgtccacacctttccagatgaagtatccaggtgcccatttaaaatgctggactacatatacagtgagaagctgttggacctgtacagcaatttaagcattgcactgcgcctacttctgacccttcctgtctcggttgcctccggagagaggagcttttcatctctgaagcgcataaagaattacatgaggtcaactatgagccaagagaggctctctggactggcactcatgtcaattgagagtgacgtccgcaggtctttggacttggaggggattgtgtctgcatttgctgaggccaagggccgcaagcagcagtttcagtag